A portion of the Lolium rigidum isolate FL_2022 chromosome 1, APGP_CSIRO_Lrig_0.1, whole genome shotgun sequence genome contains these proteins:
- the LOC124691040 gene encoding phosphatidylinositol transfer protein 3-like has protein sequence MDCGDEQAKHNGHAGGDASEWKKVEEMRSVVQAQDPASKEEDDFALRRFLRARDHNIGKASAMFLKYLSWKRTAKPRGSIAEDEVHNELVQDKLYVQGFDKVGRPMIYLFGARHLPAKRNLEEFKRYVIYILDNTCTQLSVGQEKFAAVVDLKGWGYANCDIRAKLAALDIMQNYYPERLGRVLLIHVPYVFMAAWKMVYPFIDDNTKKKFMFVADRDLNATLRNAVDESQLPEVYGGKLKLKGYCSSSPPPSSTSE, from the exons ATGGATTGCGGCGACGAGCAGGCGAAGCACAACGGGCATGCCGGCGGCGACGCGTCGGAGTGGAAGAAGGTGGAGGAGATGAGGTCTGTTGTCCAGGCCCAGGACCCCGCGTCCAAG gaggaggacgactTTGCGTTGCGGCGATTCTTGCGTGCCCGTGACCACAACATCGGCAAGGCATCAGCGATGTTCCTCAAGTACCTCTCGTGGAAGCGCACCGCAAAGCCACGGGGCTCCATCGCCGAAGACGAGGTGCACAACGAGCTCGTGCAGGACAAACTCTACGTGCAGGGCTTCGACAAGGTAGGACGCCCCATGATCTACCTCTTTGGTGCCCGGCACCTCCCTGCGAAGCGCAATCTCGAAGAGTTCAAGCGCTATGTCATCTACATCCTCGACAACACATGCACACA GTTGTCGGTGGGTCAGGAGAAGTTTGCAGCGGTGGTCGACCTAAAAGGGTGGGGGTATGCAAACTGCGACATCCGAGCGAAACTGGCGGCATTGGACATCATGCAGAACTACTACCCAGAGCGGCTTGGGCGGGTCCTCCTAATCCATGTGCCCTACGTGTTCATGGCGGCGTGGAAGATGGTGTACCCTTTCATCGACGATAACACCAAGAAGAAGTTTATGTTCGTCGCCGACCGGGACCTCAATGCTACGCTTCGGAACGCTGTCGACGAGTCCCAACTACCCGAAGTGTATGGCGGGAAGCTCAAGCTCAAGGGCTACTGCAGTTCGTCGCCGCCACCTTCATCAACAAGCGAATGA
- the LOC124691051 gene encoding kinetochore protein NUF2 homolog, whose product MASGFGFPMLSAAEIAESVVQFGIAPVANLRPEDIAKPQPDLLPAILARFLASFVDAPGDDDDGQLGFSDLAGLDNPEHHLEAIRVLRLHNKSRAFLDSIQFKDFTLADLLRPTPRRVLEVLSALINFLFYREEKLNLLQPIVNEVPDYHQRTVDLKSRIAELQKEIADHELAEQMEEPMAQQLEADLNALQQKVQVYNKQQLALRAKSSAITDKKEEIHRKITQADFELTKHAQENSKLRSKLVKSPEKVQRALEEKKSVRAKLKESEKTATQNVQEKTATLELLNKAHEKLAKQHTKIQDVQEQLAAAKTVEKEVKSRKAKLNDESLTVRSFDAQIIEWQGKVHEMEERLKTKVKERNQIIADENQKLGALKSEIECKLQCLEPREKKVEAMIAKASKLCSEAASVRTAATSEQQKIRAKFDNILKAFNTYMDNINPFLERLEEVGRQLAEEDSSAPKASATSKKSRARKRT is encoded by the exons ATGGCGTCCGGCTTCGGGTTCCCAATGCTGTCGGCGGCGGAGATTGCGGAGTCCGTGGTCCAGTTCGGCATCGCCCCCGTCGCTAACCTCCGCCCCGAGGACATCGCCAAGCCCCAGCCGGATCTGCTCCCCGCCATCCTCGCCCGCTTCCTCGCCTCCTTCGTCGATGCCCCCGG GGACGACGACGACGGGCAGCTAGGGTTCAGCGACCTGGCGGGGCTGGACAACCCGGAGCACCACCTGGAGGCCATCCGGGTGCTGCGCCTCCACAACAAGTCgcgggccttcctcgactccatccagTTCAAGGACTTCACGCTCGCCGACCTGCTCCGCCCCACCCCGCGCCGCGTCCTCGAGGTCCTCAGCGCCCTCATCAACTTCCTCTTCTACAGGGAGGAGAAGCTCAACCTCCTGCAGCCCATCGTCAACGAGGTCCCCGACTACCACCAGCGCACAGTGGACCTCAAGTCCAGGATCGCCGAG CTTCAGAAGGAGATTGCGGACCATGAGCTCGCCGAGCAGATGGAGGAGCCCATGGCCCAGCAGCTGGAAGCGGACCTCAATGCTCTGCAGCAGAAAGTTCAGGTTTACAACAAGCAGCAGTTGGCCCTGCGAGCAAAATCTTCGGCCATCACTGACAAGAAAGAAGAAATCCACAGGAAG ATAACCCAGGCCGATTTTGAGTTGACTAAACATGCCCAAGAAAACTCCAAACTGAGGTCCAAACTAGTTAAGTCTCCAGAAAAGGTTCAG AGGGCCTTGGAAGAGAAGAAATCAGTTCGTGCTAAGTTGAAGGAGTCTGAGAAAACAGCAACGCAAAATGTTCAAGAAAAAACTGCCACTTTGGAGTTACTAAATAAG GCTCATGAAAAACTGGCGAAGCAACACACTAAAATCCAGGATGTACAAGAACAG cttgctgctgctaaAACAGTTGAAAAGGAAGTTAAATCTCGCAAAGCTAAGCTTAATGATGAAAGTCTCACAGTCAGGTCCTTTGATGCACAGATTATTGAATGGCAAGGAAAAG TACATGAAATGGAGGAGCGTCTCAAGACGAAAGTGAAAGAAAGGAATCAAATAATAGCAGATGAAAATCAGAAACTGGGTGCTTTGAAGTCCGAGATTGAATGTAAACTGCAGTGTCTTGAACCTAGAGAAAAGAAAGTAGAGGCAATGATCGCGAAG GCTTCTAAGTTATGTTCAGAGGCTGCTTCAGTAAGGACTGCTGCCACATCAGAACAACAGAAAATACGTGCAAAGTTCGACAATATTCTGAAGGCG
- the LOC124691029 gene encoding non-lysosomal glucosylceramidase-like, whose protein sequence is MGSAEVEQTEAHSRVGCTKPPARTWQRKFEDEGKKIAMFSMTMTDIMTIMPLIVKVLGLHIKATAKGQASVYDPFKKWMDNCYRGVPLGVLGSGSIGRSYRGYFQHFQIFPRVYEQKPVLANQFSAFVSRPGGKRYATVLSSPNADVLKGIDKNGIGSWDWNLKDKNCAYHGLFPRSWTTYEGEPDPEIKITCRQISPFIPHNYKESSFPVAVFTFTVENSASTPADVTLLFTWANSVGGTSELTGNHTNSRMKARDGVNGVLLRHRTAGGHPPVTFGIASQETGDVRVTCCPSFAMGPPSSGGGEQLTAKEMWAEVKNRGSFSDAAGAAPRGSSRPGSSIGAAVAATTTVPAGGTREVSFALSWSCPEVKFPSGRTYHRRYTKFLGLDRDAAAEQLVHDALLEHMKWESLIDEWQRPVLEDKTLPDWYPVALFNELYYLNAGGTIWTDGMPPKKTSFASSGSRTTMEPFSLNGFSLPGNAGGESCTTVVDGMLRAMATAEERLDWPEACFGTALLDDGEENVGQFLYLEGMEYHMWNTYDVHFYASFALLSLFPAIELSLQRDFARAVLHQDPRPMHTLDGATVPRKVLGAVPHDFGLADPWFELNAYMLHDPARWKDLNPKFVLQVYRDVAATGNVAFAAAAWPAVYLAMAYMDQFDWDGDGMVENEGRPDQTYDLWSVSGVSAYTGGLWVAALQAAAAMARVVGDRGAEGYFLERYKRAQRVYDGELWNGSYFDYDNSGSGNSKSIMADQLAGQWYARACGLDPIVEEDKARSALGTVLDYNVMRVQGGAVGAVNGMRPDGAVDTSSTQSKEVWPGVTYGVAAAMIHEGMPEAAFQTAKGAHDAGWGRDGYGYAFQTPEAWTAEGGGGYRSLHYMRPLCIWAMQWALSPPELHKNLRALPGSVSAAALPAEVALAREKFEKVASMVRLPEEEQDKGYLGALYQILRQMILPAS, encoded by the exons ATGGGAAGTGCAGAGGTGGAGCAAACAGAG GCACACTCGCGCGTCGGTTGCACGAAGCCACCAGCGAGAACTTGGCAGAGGAAATTTGAAGATGAAGGCaagaagattgcaatgttcagtaTGACCATGACGGATATCATGACAATC ATGCCCTTGATTGTTAAAGTGCTTGGACTACACATCAAAGCAACCGCGAAAGGCCAG GCCTCGGTCTATGATCCGTTCAAGAAATGGATGGACAACTGCTACCGTGGGGTACCCCTTGGCGTGCTAGG ttCAGGAAGCATAGGGAGAAGCTACAGAGGGTACTTTCAGCATTTCCAGATATTCCCGAGGGTTTATGAACAGAAGCCTGTCCTAGCCAATCAGTTTTCG GCATTCGTTTCCCGTCCTGGTGGGAAGAGATACGCAACAGTATTGTCTTCACCAAATGCCGATGTCCTCAA GGGAATAGATAAAAATGGCATTGGGTCTTGGGACTGGAATCTGAAAGATAAGAACTGTGCTTATCATGGCTTGTTTCCAAGATCTTGGACAACATATGAAG GTGAGCCGGACCCTGAAATCAAGATCACTTGTCGTCAGATATCGCCTTTCATCCCTCATAACTACAAGGAGAGCAGCTTCCCGGTTGCGGTTTTCACTTTTACG GTGGAAAATTCTGCGAGCACACCCGCAGATGTCACATTGCTCTTCACATGGGCA AATTCAGTCGGCGGGACATCAGAATTGACTGGCAATCACACCAACTCCAGAATGAA AGCGCGCGACGGCGTCAATGGCGTCCTCCTCCGTCACAGGACGGCTGGCGGGCACCCTCCGGTGACATTCGGGATCGCGTCCCAGGAGACCGGCGACGTCCGGGTCACCTGCTGCCCGTCCTTCGCGATGGGCCCGCccagctccggcggcggcgagcagctCACGGCGAAGGAGATGTGGGCCGAGGTCAAGAACCGCGGCTCATTCAGCGACGCGGCCGGCGCGGCGCCGAGAGGGTCTTCGAGGCCCGGATCGTCCATCGGCGCGGCGgtcgcggcgacgacgacggtgcCGGCGGGGGGCACGCGCGAGGTGTCGTTCGCGCTGTCGTGGTCGTGCCCTGAGGTgaagttcccctccgggaggaccTACCACCGGAGGTACACCAAGTTCCTCGGCCTGGATCGAGACGCGGCGGCAGAACAGTTGGTTCATGACGCCCTTCTTG AACACATGAAATGGGAGTCTTTGATTGATGAGTGGCAGAGACCTGTTCTTGAGGACAAGACGCTGCCTGATTG GTATCCTGTCGCACTGTTCAACGAGCTCTACTATCTCAACGCTGGAGGCACCATTTGGACAG ATGGGATGCCTCCGAAGAAGACCAGCTTTGCTTCGTCAGGGTCGAGGACGACGATGGAGCCCTTTTCCCTCAACGGGTTCAGTCTTCCAGGCAACGCAGGCGGCGAAAGCTGCACCACCGTGGTGGACGGCATGCTGCGCGCcatggcgacggcggaggagaggCTGGACTGGCCGGAGGCATGCTTCGGCACGGCGCTGCTGGACGACGGCGAGGAGAACGTGGGGCAGTTTCTTTACCTGGAGGGGATGGAGTACCACATGTGGAACACCTACGACGTCCACTTCTACGCCTCCTTCGCGCTCCTCTCCCTCTTCCCCGCGATCGAGCTCAGCCTCCAGCGCGACTTCGCCCGCGCAGTCCTCCATCAAGACCCACGCCCGATGCACACCCTCGACGGCGCCACCGTGCCGCGCAAGGTCCTCGGCGCCGTGCCGCACGACTTCGGCCTCGCCGACCCCTGGTTCGAGCTCAACGCCTACATGCTCCACGACCCGGCGCGCTGGAAGGACCTCAACCCCAAGTTCGTCCTCCAGGTGTACcgcgacgtcgccgccacgggcaacgtcgccttcgccgccgccgcgtggccggcggtgTACCTCGCCATGGCGTACATGGACCAGTTCGACTGGGACGGGGACGGCATGGTGGAAAACGAGGGCCGTCCCGACCAGACCTACGACCTCTGGTCCGTCTCCGGCGTCAGCGCCTACACCGGCGGCCTCTGGGTCGCCGCGCTGCAGGCGGCAGCCGCCATGGCGCGCGTCGTCGGCGACCGCGGCGCGGAGGGGTACTTCCTCGAGCGGTACAAACGGGCGCAGCGggtgtacgacggcgagctctggAACGGCTCCTACTTCGACTACGACAACAGCGGCAGCGGGAACAGCAAGTCCATCATGGCCGACCAGCTCGCCGGGCAGTGGTACGCGCGCGCGTGCGGGCTTGACCCCATCGTGGAGGAGGACAAGGCTCGCAGCGCGCTGGGGACGGTGCTGGACTACAACGTCATGCGGGTgcagggcggcgcggtgggggcgGTGAACGGGATGCGGCCGGACGGCGCAGTGGACACGTCGTCGACGCAGTCCAAGGAGGTGTGGCCCGGGGTCACCTACGGCGTTGCGGCCGCCATGATCCACGAGGGCATGCCGGAGGCGGCGTTCCAGACGGCGAAAGGCGCGCACGACGCCGGGTGGGGCAGGGACGGGTACGGGTACGCGTTCCAGACGCCCGAGGCGTGGACGGCCGAAGGCGGCGGCGGTTACCGGTCGCTGCACTACATGCGACCCCTCTGCATCTGGGCGATGCAATGGGCGCTGTCGCCGCCGGAGCTCCACAAGAACCTGAGAGCGTTGCCAGGTTCGGTGTCGGCCGCAGCGTTGCCTGCGGAGGTGGCACTGGCGCGGGAGAAGTTTGAGAAGGTGGCGAGCATGGTGAGGCTGCCGGAGGAAGAGCAGGACAAGGGATACCTAGGAGCTCTCTACCAGATTCTCCGTCAGATGATTCTCCCGGCATCATGA